A single Streptomyces sannanensis DNA region contains:
- a CDS encoding GAF domain-containing sensor histidine kinase: MPATDPLPNRLTARVPQLLEAMRSVGTGLELHSTLDRICETAAELAEARYAAIGVLDEEGRGLADFVTYGITPERAAAVGRRPGGVVGLLRTLSRPPARAVLDVPVRIQEEIFGNLCLAGKHGGGEFTGDDLQTARVLAAEAGIAIGNARLHEAARQRERWIDGSVAVTTALLSGGDTDDALECVAEQARRLAAAAVGVVLLPADGGGLEVAAIAADEPRASLGAVIPPDSPVVEQLLEGKAVFVEEAGTDPRMITGLAAEYGPMMMLPLQSGGRVLGALVTPRWRGEPSFTGAERTLATQFACQAALALMMADAQRDRERLAVYEDRDRIARDLHDLVIQRLFATGMLLENAQRTSAVPEVRAGVGKAVDELDVTIQEIRTAVFALQQGPAEAPSGLRTRVLREINMAAVPLGFKPSHRFLGPVDAMVGEFTGKNLIAALREALSNAFRHAGASRIEVAVDATVKLPDGRDGVRLTVGDDGVGIPEGGRRSGLRNLRRRAESLGGSSHYGPGIGERGSGTTVVWEAPLQAGPRP; the protein is encoded by the coding sequence ATGCCGGCGACGGATCCCCTCCCCAATCGGCTCACCGCGCGCGTGCCCCAGCTGCTGGAAGCCATGCGTTCCGTAGGCACGGGGCTCGAGCTGCACTCCACGCTCGACCGGATCTGCGAGACCGCGGCCGAGCTGGCCGAGGCTCGGTACGCCGCCATCGGCGTCCTCGACGAGGAGGGCCGGGGGCTCGCCGACTTCGTCACGTACGGGATCACGCCGGAGCGGGCCGCGGCCGTCGGACGCCGGCCGGGCGGAGTCGTCGGGCTGCTGCGGACGCTGAGTCGACCGCCGGCGCGGGCCGTGCTCGACGTCCCCGTCCGCATACAGGAAGAGATCTTCGGGAACCTCTGTCTGGCCGGGAAGCACGGCGGAGGCGAGTTCACCGGGGACGATCTCCAGACGGCGCGGGTGCTTGCGGCCGAGGCGGGGATCGCCATCGGCAATGCCCGGCTCCACGAGGCGGCGCGGCAGCGCGAGCGGTGGATCGACGGCTCGGTCGCCGTCACCACGGCGCTGCTGTCCGGCGGCGACACCGATGACGCCCTGGAGTGCGTCGCCGAGCAGGCCCGCCGGCTCGCCGCCGCCGCCGTGGGCGTCGTGCTACTGCCGGCCGACGGGGGCGGACTCGAGGTTGCGGCCATTGCGGCCGACGAACCGCGCGCCTCGCTGGGGGCGGTCATCCCGCCGGACAGCCCGGTCGTCGAGCAGCTCCTCGAGGGCAAGGCGGTTTTCGTGGAGGAGGCCGGGACCGACCCGCGCATGATCACCGGCCTGGCGGCGGAGTACGGCCCGATGATGATGCTGCCGTTGCAGAGCGGCGGCCGGGTGCTGGGCGCGCTGGTCACGCCGCGGTGGCGCGGCGAACCCTCCTTCACCGGGGCCGAGCGGACCCTGGCCACACAGTTCGCCTGTCAGGCCGCGCTCGCCCTGATGATGGCGGATGCCCAACGGGACCGTGAGCGGCTCGCGGTGTACGAGGACCGCGACCGGATCGCCCGCGATCTGCACGACCTCGTCATCCAGCGGCTGTTCGCCACCGGGATGCTGCTGGAGAACGCACAGCGCACGTCCGCCGTGCCCGAGGTCAGGGCGGGCGTGGGCAAGGCGGTCGACGAACTGGATGTGACGATCCAGGAGATCCGTACGGCCGTCTTCGCGCTCCAGCAGGGGCCTGCCGAGGCGCCGTCCGGGCTGCGCACCCGGGTGCTGCGGGAGATCAACATGGCGGCCGTTCCGCTGGGCTTCAAGCCCTCGCACCGTTTCCTGGGCCCGGTCGACGCGATGGTCGGGGAGTTCACCGGCAAGAACCTGATCGCGGCGCTGCGCGAGGCCCTCTCCAACGCCTTCCGGCACGCCGGGGCGTCCCGTATCGAAGTCGCCGTCGACGCCACGGTGAAACTGCCGGACGGCAGGGACGGCGTGCGGCTCACGGTCGGGGACGACGGGGTGGGCATTCCCGAGGGAGGGCGGCGCAGCGGGCTGCGGAATCTGCGGCGGCGCGCCGAGTCACTGGGCGGGTCGAGCCACTACGGACCGGGGATCGGGGAACGCGGGTCCGGCACGACGGTGGTCTGGGAGGCACCGCTCCAGGCCGGCCCGCGGCCCTAG
- the cydD gene encoding thiol reductant ABC exporter subunit CydD: MKPIDPRLLRHARSTRLFLVAVVVLGLAGAGLVVAQAMLIAEVVVGAFQRGLDVAALRSPLLALAAVALGRGLVAWLTELAAHRASAAVKSELRGRLLERAAALGPGWLDGQRTGSLVTLATRGVDALDDYFSRYLPQLGLAVVVPVAVLARIVTEDWISAAIIAGTLPLIPLFMVLIGWATQSRMDRQWRLLSRLSGHFLDVVAGLPTLKVFGRAKAQAESIRAITSEYRQATLRTLRIAFLSSFALELLSTLSVALVAVGIGMRLVHGDFDLYSGLVILVLAPEAYLPLRQVGAQYHAAAEGLSAAEEIFAVLETPLPSGGAGAVPRGGAIRFDKVTVRHPGRTEAALDRVSLEAAPGETVAITGPSGAGKSTLLNVLLGFVEPQEGRVLIGRSELSALSLDQWRERIAWVPQRPYLFAGTIAENVRLARPEADDRAVLAALRDAGAHDFVTALPDGVHTVLGEDGAGLSAGQRQRLALARAFLADRPVLLLDEPTAALDGETEAAVVDAVRRLAVGRTVLMVVHRPALLAVADRVVDLAGTAESSSGAVPAPRPSGEGATSEAGRPPAVDGSPVPGTAAHNPAEAGGSALARVRAEGRQFRGRLALALLLGSLALGSAVGLMGTSGWLISRASEQPPVLYLMVAVTATRAFGIGRSVFRYAERLVSHDAVLRTLAELRATVYRRLERIAPAGLRKARRGDLLSRLVADVDALQDYWLRWLLPVGVAAIVGTGAVVFTGWLLPEAGAALAAGLLVAGAVVPLVSGACARKADRQLAPARGALAVRVVDLLTGTGELTVAGALKGRTDQARKADRELTRIASRAAAATGLGAGLSALACGLTVVATALAGVQAMRDGRLDGVALAVVVLIPLAAFEAVAGLPLAVQYRHRVRRSAERVHEVLDAPAPVQEPKVPATSPASAFPLEVRGLTARYTGQDRDALTGLDLTLTPGRRIAVVGPSGSGKTTLAQVLLRFLDAHDGTYTIGGTDAYALHGDTVRRFVGLCAQDAHIFDSSVRENLRLARTSATDAELCDALARARLLEWVESLPDGLDTLVGEHGARLSGGQRQRLAVARALLADFPVLVLDEPAEHLDVATADALTADLLAATEGRTTVLITHRMAGLDTVDEVIVLAEGRVVQRGTYDELAAAEGPLRRTLERERKADYLKKSTFLSK; encoded by the coding sequence GTGAAACCGATCGACCCGCGTCTGCTCCGTCACGCCCGGTCCACCCGCCTCTTCCTGGTGGCGGTGGTCGTCCTGGGCCTCGCTGGAGCAGGGCTGGTCGTCGCCCAGGCGATGCTCATCGCCGAGGTGGTGGTGGGGGCGTTCCAACGCGGCCTTGACGTGGCCGCGCTGCGGTCGCCCCTGCTGGCGCTTGCGGCGGTCGCCCTGGGGCGAGGGCTGGTGGCCTGGCTGACCGAACTGGCCGCGCACCGCGCGAGCGCGGCGGTCAAGTCGGAGCTGAGGGGCCGGCTGCTGGAACGGGCCGCCGCGTTGGGACCGGGCTGGCTCGACGGGCAGCGCACGGGATCACTCGTGACGCTGGCCACCCGCGGCGTGGACGCGCTCGACGACTACTTCTCGCGCTATCTGCCCCAGCTGGGCCTCGCGGTGGTGGTGCCGGTGGCCGTGCTGGCCCGGATCGTCACCGAGGACTGGATCTCGGCCGCGATCATCGCCGGCACCCTGCCGCTGATCCCGCTGTTCATGGTGCTCATCGGCTGGGCCACGCAGTCCCGGATGGACCGTCAGTGGCGGCTGCTGTCCCGGCTGTCCGGGCACTTCCTCGATGTGGTCGCCGGACTGCCGACGCTCAAGGTGTTCGGCCGGGCCAAGGCCCAGGCCGAGTCGATCCGGGCCATCACCTCGGAGTACCGGCAGGCCACACTGCGGACGCTGCGTATCGCGTTCCTGTCGTCGTTCGCGCTGGAGTTGCTGTCGACGCTGTCGGTCGCCCTGGTGGCGGTCGGCATCGGCATGCGCCTGGTCCACGGAGACTTCGATCTGTACTCGGGCCTGGTGATCCTCGTCCTGGCGCCCGAGGCATACCTGCCGCTGCGGCAGGTCGGGGCGCAGTACCACGCCGCCGCGGAGGGGCTCTCCGCGGCGGAGGAGATCTTCGCGGTACTGGAGACCCCGCTGCCGTCGGGCGGTGCGGGTGCGGTACCGCGCGGCGGAGCGATCCGCTTCGACAAGGTGACGGTCCGCCATCCGGGGCGTACCGAAGCCGCTTTGGACCGGGTGTCCCTGGAGGCCGCGCCCGGCGAGACGGTGGCGATCACCGGGCCCAGCGGAGCCGGCAAGTCGACGCTGCTCAATGTGCTCCTGGGGTTCGTCGAACCTCAGGAGGGCCGGGTGCTGATCGGCCGGTCGGAGCTGTCGGCTCTGTCCCTCGACCAGTGGCGCGAGCGAATCGCCTGGGTGCCGCAGCGGCCGTACCTCTTCGCCGGCACGATCGCGGAGAACGTCCGGCTCGCGCGGCCCGAGGCCGATGACCGGGCGGTGCTCGCGGCGCTGCGGGACGCCGGGGCGCACGACTTCGTGACCGCGTTGCCGGACGGGGTGCACACGGTTCTGGGGGAGGACGGGGCGGGGCTGTCCGCCGGGCAGCGGCAGCGGCTCGCCCTTGCACGGGCGTTCCTCGCCGACCGGCCGGTGCTGCTGCTCGACGAGCCGACGGCTGCGCTGGACGGCGAGACGGAGGCGGCTGTCGTCGACGCGGTCCGGCGGCTGGCTGTGGGGCGGACGGTGCTGATGGTGGTCCACCGGCCGGCGCTGCTCGCCGTCGCCGACCGGGTGGTGGACCTGGCCGGGACCGCCGAGAGCTCCTCCGGGGCGGTCCCGGCGCCACGCCCCTCGGGCGAGGGTGCGACCTCGGAGGCGGGGCGACCTCCGGCGGTCGACGGCTCACCCGTTCCGGGAACGGCTGCCCACAACCCTGCGGAGGCGGGCGGCAGCGCGCTTGCGAGGGTGCGGGCCGAGGGCCGTCAGTTCCGGGGGCGGTTGGCGCTGGCGCTGCTGCTCGGCAGCCTCGCGCTCGGGTCCGCCGTGGGGCTCATGGGGACCTCCGGATGGCTGATCTCGCGGGCCTCGGAGCAGCCGCCGGTGCTGTATCTGATGGTGGCCGTGACCGCGACCCGGGCGTTCGGGATCGGGCGGTCCGTGTTCCGTTACGCGGAGCGGCTGGTGTCGCACGACGCCGTACTCAGGACGCTGGCCGAGCTGAGGGCCACCGTGTACCGGCGGCTGGAACGGATCGCCCCCGCCGGGCTGCGGAAGGCGCGGCGTGGTGATCTGCTGTCCCGGCTGGTCGCCGATGTGGACGCTCTGCAGGACTACTGGCTGCGGTGGCTGCTGCCCGTGGGGGTCGCGGCGATCGTCGGCACCGGCGCCGTGGTGTTCACCGGATGGCTGCTGCCCGAGGCCGGGGCGGCGCTGGCGGCCGGGCTGCTGGTGGCCGGTGCGGTGGTGCCGCTGGTGAGCGGTGCGTGCGCGCGGAAGGCCGACCGGCAACTGGCCCCCGCCCGCGGGGCGCTGGCCGTCCGGGTCGTCGATCTGCTCACCGGGACGGGAGAGCTGACCGTCGCGGGTGCGCTGAAGGGGCGTACGGACCAGGCGCGGAAGGCCGACCGGGAGCTCACCCGGATCGCCTCGCGGGCCGCGGCGGCGACCGGACTCGGGGCCGGGCTGTCGGCCCTCGCCTGCGGCCTGACCGTCGTGGCCACGGCGCTCGCCGGGGTGCAGGCGATGCGCGACGGGCGGCTCGACGGGGTGGCGCTCGCGGTGGTCGTGCTGATCCCTCTCGCCGCGTTCGAGGCGGTGGCCGGGCTGCCGCTCGCCGTGCAGTACCGGCACCGGGTACGGCGCAGCGCCGAGCGGGTGCACGAGGTGCTGGACGCACCGGCGCCCGTACAGGAGCCGAAGGTGCCGGCCACGTCGCCCGCATCCGCGTTCCCGCTGGAAGTACGGGGCCTGACCGCCCGGTACACCGGGCAGGACCGGGACGCGCTCACCGGTCTGGATCTGACGCTCACGCCGGGGCGGCGGATCGCCGTCGTCGGGCCCTCCGGCTCCGGCAAGACCACGCTCGCGCAGGTGCTGCTGCGTTTCCTGGACGCGCACGACGGGACGTACACCATCGGCGGCACCGACGCCTACGCCCTGCACGGCGACACGGTGCGGCGGTTCGTCGGGTTGTGCGCGCAGGACGCGCACATCTTCGACAGCTCCGTCCGGGAGAACCTGCGCCTGGCCCGTACGAGTGCGACGGACGCGGAGCTGTGTGACGCCCTGGCGCGGGCGCGGCTGCTGGAGTGGGTCGAGTCGCTGCCGGACGGCCTGGACACCCTGGTCGGCGAGCACGGTGCCCGGCTCTCCGGCGGCCAGCGCCAGCGGCTCGCGGTGGCGCGTGCCCTGCTCGCCGACTTCCCGGTGCTCGTTCTGGACGAGCCCGCCGAGCATCTCGATGTGGCGACCGCTGACGCCCTCACCGCCGATCTGCTGGCCGCGACCGAGGGGCGTACGACCGTGCTGATCACGCACCGCATGGCAGGGCTCGACACCGTCGACGAGGTGATCGTGCTGGCGGAGGGGCGGGTCGTGCAGCGGGGGACGTACGACGAGCTGGCGGCGGCCGAGGGCCCGCTGCGCCGGACGCTGGAGCGTGAGCGGAAGGCCGACTATCTGAAGAAGTCGACTTTCCTCTCGAAATAG
- the cydB gene encoding cytochrome d ubiquinol oxidase subunit II: MELNDVWFVLIAFLWVGYFFLEGFDFGVGVLTKLLARDRTERRVLINTIGPVWDGNEVWLVTAAGATFAAFPEWYATLFSGFYLPLLVILLCLIGRGVAFEYRHKRPEDRWQSNWEHVIFWTSLVPSLLWGVIFGNMVRGVKIDAEMEYVGSLGDLLNPYSLLGGLATLTLFTFHGAVFTALKTVGDIRVRARKQALTLGLVAAVLVTGFLVWTQADNGDGTSLVALIVAVAALTGAIVANQMGREGWSFGLSGVAIAAAVAMLFLTLFPNVMPSSLNEEWNLTVANASSTPYTLKIMTWCAGIAAPLVMLYQGWTYWVFRKRIGTKHIADAH, translated from the coding sequence ATGGAACTCAACGACGTCTGGTTCGTGCTGATCGCCTTCCTCTGGGTCGGCTACTTCTTCCTCGAGGGCTTCGACTTCGGGGTCGGCGTCCTGACCAAGCTGCTGGCCCGCGACCGCACGGAGCGGCGAGTCCTGATCAACACGATCGGGCCGGTCTGGGACGGCAACGAGGTCTGGCTGGTGACGGCGGCCGGCGCCACCTTCGCCGCCTTCCCCGAGTGGTACGCCACGCTGTTCTCCGGCTTCTACCTCCCGCTGCTGGTCATCCTGCTCTGCCTGATCGGGCGTGGTGTCGCCTTCGAGTACCGGCACAAGCGGCCCGAGGACCGCTGGCAGTCCAACTGGGAGCACGTCATCTTCTGGACCTCGCTGGTGCCGTCACTGCTGTGGGGTGTCATCTTCGGCAACATGGTGCGGGGCGTGAAGATCGACGCGGAGATGGAGTACGTCGGCTCGCTCGGGGATCTGCTGAACCCGTACTCGCTGCTGGGCGGGCTGGCGACGCTGACACTGTTCACCTTCCACGGTGCGGTGTTCACCGCGCTCAAGACGGTCGGTGACATCCGGGTACGGGCGCGGAAGCAGGCCCTGACGCTGGGACTGGTCGCCGCCGTGCTCGTCACCGGCTTCCTGGTGTGGACCCAGGCGGACAACGGTGACGGCACGAGCCTGGTGGCGCTGATCGTGGCCGTGGCCGCCCTCACCGGCGCGATCGTCGCCAACCAGATGGGGCGCGAGGGCTGGTCGTTCGGGCTGTCCGGCGTGGCCATCGCGGCAGCCGTCGCGATGCTCTTCCTGACGCTGTTCCCCAACGTCATGCCGTCCTCGCTGAACGAGGAGTGGAACCTGACGGTCGCGAACGCCTCGTCCACCCCGTACACGCTGAAGATCATGACTTGGTGTGCCGGTATCGCGGCTCCGCTGGTGATGCTCTACCAGGGCTGGACGTACTGGGTCTTCCGCAAGCGGATCGGTACGAAGCACATCGCCGATGCGCACTAG
- a CDS encoding cytochrome ubiquinol oxidase subunit I, whose product MELALAPETLARWQFGITTVYHFLFVPLTISLAALTAGLQTAWVRTEKQKYLRATKFWGKLFLINIAMGVVTGLVQEFQFGMNWSDYSRFVGDVFGAPLAFEALIAFFFESTFIGLWIFGWDKLPKKIHLACIWMVSIGTILSAYFILAANSWMQHPVGYEIDKATGRAELTDFWAVITQNTTLVQVFHTLSAAFLTGGAFMIGIAAFHLARKKHIPVMKTSLRLGLVTVVIAGLLTAISGDRLGKVMFDQQPMKMAAAEALWDGEAPAPFSLFAYGDVEKGHNTVALEIPGLLSFLAEDDFTSYVPGINDTNKAEQQKYGPGDYRPNIPVTYWSFRWMIGFGMASFAIGLAGLWLTRKKFMLPEHLRVGEDELPQLVPFRKALRPRFIRWYWLIATLTLAFPLIANSWGWLFTEMGRQPWAVYGVLRTSDAVSPGVSQGEVITSMILFTALYAVLAWVEVRLLVKTVKAGPPELTDADLNPPTKIGGGRDADQPMAFSY is encoded by the coding sequence ATGGAGCTGGCTCTCGCCCCGGAGACTCTGGCGCGCTGGCAGTTCGGTATCACCACCGTCTACCACTTCCTCTTCGTTCCCTTGACGATCTCGCTCGCCGCTCTCACCGCCGGCCTGCAGACCGCATGGGTGCGCACCGAGAAGCAGAAGTACCTCAGAGCCACCAAGTTCTGGGGCAAGCTCTTTCTGATCAACATCGCCATGGGCGTCGTCACCGGCCTTGTGCAGGAGTTCCAGTTCGGCATGAACTGGTCCGACTACTCACGCTTCGTCGGTGACGTCTTCGGTGCTCCACTGGCCTTCGAGGCCCTGATCGCGTTCTTCTTCGAGTCCACCTTCATCGGGCTGTGGATCTTCGGCTGGGACAAGCTCCCGAAGAAGATCCATCTCGCCTGCATCTGGATGGTCTCCATCGGCACGATCCTCTCCGCGTACTTCATCCTGGCTGCCAACTCCTGGATGCAGCACCCGGTCGGCTACGAGATCGACAAGGCCACCGGACGCGCGGAACTCACCGACTTCTGGGCCGTCATCACCCAGAACACCACCCTCGTCCAGGTCTTCCACACCCTCTCCGCGGCCTTCCTCACCGGCGGCGCCTTCATGATCGGCATCGCCGCCTTCCATCTGGCCCGCAAGAAGCACATCCCCGTGATGAAGACCTCGCTGCGGCTCGGGCTCGTCACCGTGGTCATCGCGGGTCTGCTCACCGCGATCAGCGGTGACCGTCTCGGCAAGGTCATGTTCGACCAGCAGCCGATGAAGATGGCCGCCGCCGAGGCGCTGTGGGACGGCGAAGCCCCGGCTCCCTTCTCCCTCTTCGCCTACGGCGATGTCGAGAAGGGCCACAACACGGTCGCCCTGGAGATCCCCGGCCTGCTGTCCTTCCTGGCCGAGGACGACTTCACGTCGTATGTCCCGGGCATCAACGACACCAACAAGGCCGAGCAGCAGAAGTACGGGCCCGGCGACTACCGGCCCAACATCCCCGTCACGTACTGGAGCTTCCGCTGGATGATCGGCTTCGGCATGGCGTCCTTCGCCATCGGCCTGGCCGGCCTCTGGCTGACCCGCAAGAAGTTCATGCTGCCGGAGCACCTCCGGGTCGGCGAGGACGAGCTTCCGCAACTGGTGCCCTTCAGGAAGGCGCTCCGGCCCAGGTTCATCCGGTGGTACTGGCTCATCGCCACCCTCACCCTGGCCTTCCCGCTGATCGCCAACTCCTGGGGTTGGCTCTTCACCGAGATGGGGCGTCAGCCCTGGGCCGTCTACGGCGTGCTGCGCACCAGTGACGCGGTCTCCCCCGGTGTCTCGCAGGGTGAGGTCATCACCTCCATGATCCTCTTCACCGCCCTCTACGCCGTGCTCGCCTGGGTCGAGGTCAGGCTGCTCGTGAAGACCGTCAAGGCCGGCCCGCCCGAGCTCACCGACGCAGACCTCAACCCGCCCACGAAGATCGGCGGCGGCCGTGACGCCGACCAGCCGATGGCCTTCTCGTACTGA
- the hisC gene encoding histidinol-phosphate transaminase: MSETSPKLRPELDGIPTYKPGKPAAAGGPVAYKLSSNENPYPPLPGVMESAVAAAQNFNRYPDMACTGLMNELSDRFGVPVSHLATGTGSVGVAQSLLQSTSGPGDEVIFAWRSFEAYPIITQISGATSVPIPLTSGDVHDLDAMAEAITDRTRLIFVCNPNNPTGTVVRRAELERFLDRVPSDILVVLDEAYREFIRDADVPDGIEIYRERPNVAVLRTFSKAYGLAGLRVGFAVAHEPVAAALRKTAVPFGVSQLAQDAAVASLRAEDELLGRVGSLVAERTRVYEGLVKQGWTVPETQANFVWLRLGERTVDFAAACEKAGVVVRPFPGEGVRVTIGECEANDLFLHTAEAFRRQFQ, from the coding sequence GTGAGTGAGACGAGCCCCAAGCTGCGCCCTGAGCTGGACGGCATCCCCACCTACAAGCCCGGTAAGCCGGCGGCGGCCGGCGGTCCGGTCGCCTACAAGCTGTCCTCCAACGAGAACCCCTATCCGCCGCTGCCGGGAGTGATGGAGAGTGCCGTCGCCGCCGCGCAGAACTTCAACCGCTACCCGGACATGGCCTGCACCGGTCTGATGAACGAGCTCTCCGACCGTTTCGGCGTGCCCGTCTCGCACCTGGCCACCGGCACCGGCTCGGTGGGCGTGGCCCAGAGCCTGCTCCAGTCCACCTCCGGCCCCGGCGACGAGGTCATCTTCGCCTGGCGCTCCTTCGAGGCGTACCCGATCATCACCCAGATCAGCGGTGCCACGTCCGTGCCGATCCCGCTCACCTCGGGCGATGTGCACGACCTGGACGCGATGGCCGAGGCGATCACCGACCGGACCCGGCTGATCTTCGTCTGCAACCCCAACAACCCCACCGGCACCGTGGTGCGGCGGGCCGAGCTGGAACGGTTCCTCGACCGGGTGCCGTCGGACATCCTGGTGGTGCTGGACGAGGCGTACCGGGAGTTCATCCGGGACGCGGACGTCCCGGACGGCATCGAGATCTACCGCGAGCGCCCCAATGTCGCCGTGCTGCGCACCTTTTCCAAGGCGTACGGGCTGGCCGGTCTGCGGGTCGGGTTCGCCGTCGCGCACGAGCCGGTGGCGGCCGCCCTGCGCAAGACCGCGGTCCCCTTCGGCGTCAGCCAGCTCGCGCAGGACGCGGCGGTGGCCTCGCTGCGGGCCGAGGACGAGCTGCTGGGGCGGGTCGGCTCGCTGGTCGCGGAGCGCACGCGGGTGTACGAGGGCCTGGTCAAGCAGGGCTGGACCGTGCCGGAGACGCAGGCGAACTTCGTCTGGCTGCGTCTCGGCGAGCGTACGGTCGACTTCGCGGCGGCCTGCGAGAAGGCCGGGGTCGTCGTGCGGCCGTTCCCCGGTGAGGGAGTGCGGGTCACGATCGGCGAGTGCGAGGCGAACGACCTGTTCCTGCACACCGCGGAGGCGTTCCGCCGGCAGTTCCAGTGA
- a CDS encoding LacI family DNA-binding transcriptional regulator, giving the protein MTAAGKHQVSRAETSRRGSRQGRAGIRDVAAAAGVSITTVSDALNGKGRLPEATRRHVREVADRLGYRPSAAARTLRTGKSGLIGLTVTTYGDEPFTFTEFAYFAEMARAATSAALARGYALVILPATSRHDVWSNVALDGTVVIDPSDQDPVVTELVRQGLPVVSDGRPGGSLPVTAWVDNDHQAAVLDLLDHLAAAGARRIGLLTGTTTDTYTRLSTTAYLQWCERVGQAPVYEAYPAHDPCAGAVAADRLLARPDRPDAVYGLFDPNGTDLLAAARRYGLRVPDDLLLVCCSESTVYATTEPPITTLSLKPRRIGTAVVQLLIDAIEGVDTGQPVEQVIPTELIVRTSSQRRPPRTTVSAPRSPSPE; this is encoded by the coding sequence ATGACAGCAGCAGGGAAGCACCAGGTGAGCCGGGCGGAAACATCCCGCCGGGGAAGCCGGCAGGGCCGGGCGGGCATCCGGGACGTGGCCGCCGCCGCCGGGGTCTCCATCACGACTGTCTCCGACGCGCTCAACGGCAAGGGCCGGCTCCCGGAAGCCACACGCCGCCATGTCCGCGAGGTCGCCGACCGGCTGGGCTACCGCCCGTCCGCCGCGGCCCGCACGCTCCGCACCGGCAAGTCGGGCCTCATCGGCCTGACGGTGACCACGTACGGGGATGAACCTTTCACCTTCACCGAGTTCGCGTACTTCGCCGAAATGGCCAGAGCAGCGACCTCCGCCGCGCTCGCCCGTGGCTACGCCCTGGTCATCCTGCCCGCCACCTCCCGCCACGACGTCTGGTCGAACGTCGCACTCGACGGCACCGTGGTCATCGACCCCTCCGACCAGGACCCGGTCGTCACCGAGCTGGTCCGTCAGGGCCTGCCGGTGGTCTCCGACGGCCGCCCGGGGGGCTCCCTTCCGGTCACCGCCTGGGTGGACAACGACCACCAGGCCGCCGTACTCGACCTGCTCGACCATCTCGCCGCCGCCGGCGCCCGCCGCATCGGGCTGCTCACCGGCACCACCACGGACACGTACACCCGGCTGTCCACCACCGCCTACCTCCAGTGGTGCGAGCGCGTGGGCCAGGCTCCGGTGTACGAGGCCTACCCGGCCCACGACCCGTGCGCCGGCGCCGTCGCCGCCGACCGTCTGCTGGCCCGCCCCGACCGCCCCGACGCGGTCTACGGGCTGTTCGACCCCAACGGCACCGATCTGCTCGCGGCGGCCCGCCGCTACGGCCTGCGCGTCCCCGACGACCTGCTGCTCGTCTGCTGCAGCGAGTCCACCGTGTACGCCACCACGGAACCGCCCATCACCACGCTCTCCCTCAAACCGCGCCGCATCGGCACCGCGGTCGTCCAGCTGCTGATCGATGCCATCGAGGGCGTCGACACCGGCCAACCGGTGGAGCAGGTCATACCGACCGAGCTGATCGTCCGGACCTCCTCGCAGCGCCGCCCGCCCCGCACGACGGTCAGCGCTCCCCGCTCCCCGTCCCCGGAGTGA